In Thermodesulfobacteriota bacterium, the genomic stretch AAGGAGCCTCGCCTCGGCGCTTACGCCCGTTGTCGAGAGAGATTCGAGAGAGGATTCCATGCGCTCGCCGTCTTCTCTCGCGACCCTGTTCCAGAGCTCCATGAAGGAATTGTTGCCCTTGAGGTTCGCTGGCAGGTCCTCAAGCGCGTCGGCGAGCACGAGAGAGGCCTTCGCGTGTCGCGCGAGCCTGGAAGCGCACTGGAGGGCGATCTCCTGACCCTCCCCTCCCCCTATGGCAAGTATGCTTTCGAGCTTCATCATGATGGAGTATATCATTGCCCCGGCTGTGAGGCAACAGGGACCGGAGAAGCGGCTTTCAAAGAACCGGGCGAAATGATATTATCGGGCCGGATTAACGGATGAGGAGAAGGAATATGCTCGCCAGGGTTTTAGCCGCAGTCGTCTTGACCGCAGCTGCAGTAGCGGGCATATTTTATTTCAACTCGCACACGGTAGAGGCGGGTCCGGAAAATGCGGCTTTCCGGCAGGTCGAGCCATCAAGGGTGTGCATGGTGCAGGACAGAGTCTCTTTCATGGGGAACATCCCCGTGGAGATAGAGGGTAAGACGTATTACGGCTGCTGCCCGAACTGCGTGGGAAGGCTCCTGTCTGCCGGAGCGCTCCGTTATGCGATCGACCCGTCCACGGGTAGCCAGGTTGACAAAGCCGAGGCCTTTATCATTTCAAGGGAAGACGGCACGGTAATGTATTTTGAATCGGAAAAGACGGCCCGCGGTTACCACCAGGCAATGCAAACCATCTGATAGCAAGCACTTTACGCCTCACTCAAGCCCCGCGCGCCGGCTCAGGCGAAGTGGGCCTTCCAGAACGACTCTGCCTCCTCGACATCCGCCCTGCTCCCGATTATCAGGGGCGTCCTCTGGTGGAGCTCCCCTGGCCGTATCTCCATTATCCTCTCGATGCCGTTGGATGAACGGCCTCCGGCCTGTTCGACGATGAACGAGAGCGGGTTGGCCTCGTAAAGGAGTCGTAGCTTGCCGTTACGCGATTTCTTGTCAGCCGGGTAGAGGAAGATGCCGCCCTTAAGGAGGTTACGGTGGAAGTCCGAGACGAGCGAGCCCACGTACCGGGCGCTGTAGTCCTTGCCGTCCGACTTAAGCTTCTCTATATACGCGCCGGTGCCCGGGAGCCAGTGCTTGCTGTTCCCCTCGTTTATGCTGAATATCTTTCCCTTCTCGGGGATCCTGATATCCGGGTGCGAAAGCAGGAACTCCCCGACGCTCGGGTCTAGCGTGAAGCCGTGCACGCCGTGGCCTGTCGTGTAGACCATCATGGTGCTCGAACCGTAGAGGATGTAGCCTGCCGAGACCTGCTCGACCCCGGGTTTGAGGAAGTCGGCGGTAGTGACCTTCGCGTCGCTGCTGCACCTAAGTATCGAGAAGATGGTGCCCACGCTTACGTTCACGTCTATGTTGGATGAGCCGTCGAGAGGGTCGAAGAGGAGGAGGTAGCAGCCCCTAGGGTACTTGCCGTCCACGTGGATGATGTCGTCCATCTCCTCTGAGGCCATTGCGGAGAGATGCCCCCCGTGCTCCATGGCCCTGATGATGGTCTCGTTCGCGAGCTCGTCGAGCTTCTGGACCTCCTCGCCGTGGATGTTGTTGTTGCCCGACGCCCCGAGTATGTCGATGAGGCCCGCGCGCCGCACCTCCCTTGATATTACCTTTGCGGCGGTTACGAGGTCCGAGAAAAGCGCCGTGAAATTTCCGGTAGAGCCCGGGTGCCGCCTCTGCTCTTCAAGAAGGAACTTGGTAAGGGTCATCCCGATGGACATGAAGGGCCCTCCTCTGGAGAATTTTCCAAAAGGCTGCTGAAATAGCCCAATCTGCTTGTTGTCTTTAAAGCTCGTCACTGCGCGCACTAAAAGTACGCCTATGCCTCACTTTTCGACTCCTTGCATCTTGAGCTTTTTGAGCAGCCTTGGGCTGTGCCCCTTGATTATATACTGAAATCAGGGGATGTGAAGCCCTTTTTCGTCCCTTCTTGAAAGCGAACCGAGGTGCGGATTTCAGTACGCGCCTGCCTTGAGTTCCGGGAAACGGAAGCCATCGAGGCTGGCAAGCTCGAAAAGGCCGGGATACTTATCGTCCTCAAGGAGGATCTTCCTTACGTTGCCCTGCCAAAGGGTGTAGAAGAGCTCCTTTTCCTCTTTTGTAGCCATGCCTCTCATGACCCTGGGCATGAGGTCGTTCATCCTCGGGTCTCCCGAGAGGGCCTGGGGATTGTAGGATATCTGAACCGCCTTTCCGTTATCCTCCCTCTGGAAGATGAAGGTATTGAACTGGGGGTCTTCGGCGTCGAAGAAAAGCTTGTTGTTCCTGCCGAACCTACCGCCGAGCCCCTTGAAGCCGGTTGCGCCCGCGGCCCCGGTTATGAGTGAAATTACATGGGCCTGGGGACCATAGGCCAGGTCGCCGGGACCGCCCTTTACAATGACCCGTATCTCTCCCCTCACAGGGACTTCTTCACCGTAAAGGGCCTTTAACGCTTTCTGTGTAAGCCTGTATGCGCCTGAAACGGCGGGGCATGAATGGCCGGCCACCAGCACGGCATCCGTGTAGTTGATGACGAAAAGCTCGTTCTCGTCCTGAGCGCCGAGGATGTATGCAAGCGGCTCCTTGAGCCTTATGGGCTCGACCTCGCTAAAAAAATCCTGGCGCCATTTCGTGGTTTTCTTCATGAAGGCTCCTCTCTTTCGGGCAAATGCCCGAACAAAAATTTTAGCAAAAACGGGCCTTAAGTGCAAGT encodes the following:
- a CDS encoding FmdE family protein, with the protein product MKKTTKWRQDFFSEVEPIRLKEPLAYILGAQDENELFVINYTDAVLVAGHSCPAVSGAYRLTQKALKALYGEEVPVRGEIRVIVKGGPGDLAYGPQAHVISLITGAAGATGFKGLGGRFGRNNKLFFDAEDPQFNTFIFQREDNGKAVQISYNPQALSGDPRMNDLMPRVMRGMATKEEKELFYTLWQGNVRKILLEDDKYPGLFELASLDGFRFPELKAGAY
- the fbp gene encoding class 1 fructose-bisphosphatase, whose product is MSIGMTLTKFLLEEQRRHPGSTGNFTALFSDLVTAAKVISREVRRAGLIDILGASGNNNIHGEEVQKLDELANETIIRAMEHGGHLSAMASEEMDDIIHVDGKYPRGCYLLLFDPLDGSSNIDVNVSVGTIFSILRCSSDAKVTTADFLKPGVEQVSAGYILYGSSTMMVYTTGHGVHGFTLDPSVGEFLLSHPDIRIPEKGKIFSINEGNSKHWLPGTGAYIEKLKSDGKDYSARYVGSLVSDFHRNLLKGGIFLYPADKKSRNGKLRLLYEANPLSFIVEQAGGRSSNGIERIMEIRPGELHQRTPLIIGSRADVEEAESFWKAHFA